One stretch of Amycolatopsis sp. 195334CR DNA includes these proteins:
- a CDS encoding GNAT family N-acetyltransferase: MSEETRVRRDEAGSRYQVLVGDVVAGFAEYVEKGDRTVFTHTEIGDEFGGRGLGKVLAAGALDDVVGRGRVIVPLCPFIAGYLKKNPGYEEHVSWGAAR, translated from the coding sequence ATGAGCGAGGAAACCCGCGTGCGCAGGGACGAGGCGGGCAGCCGGTACCAGGTCCTGGTCGGCGACGTGGTGGCCGGTTTCGCCGAGTACGTCGAGAAGGGTGACCGGACGGTGTTCACCCACACCGAGATCGGTGACGAGTTCGGCGGGCGCGGGCTGGGCAAGGTGCTCGCCGCCGGTGCGCTCGACGACGTGGTGGGCCGGGGCCGGGTGATCGTGCCGCTGTGCCCGTTCATCGCGGGGTACCTGAAGAAGAACCCGGGGTACGAGGAGCACGTCAGCTGGGGCGCGGCGCGATGA